A stretch of DNA from Mus musculus strain C57BL/6J chromosome 6, GRCm38.p6 C57BL/6J:
CTTCTACTTCTAGTTCCTTAAGAGCAGCCAAGATTTTCTGTTGATCTTTACTAGCAATTCCATTCTAAGGAGAGAGAATTGAAAGGTTCAGTGAGACAGTTATACTCAGGCAATTTTATATTTGAGCATACTAGTGTCATTTTCTAGATGAATCTATATCTTCCAAAATAGACAAATATTGGAAAATAATGCACTTAAATAATTATTTGCTTGTACCTCAACAACGTTATACCACTAAATGGTAGGTTTATAATTAACTATAGTCATTTTTTACAACATAAAATGATAACTATGATTATTAACTCAAAGTgctattattaattataatttaaaatattatcattcaaaaatatataatcttTCCTGTAAAACATTGTTTAGGTTGTTATTAATGGTTAAgtgagaattaattttttttacctaTATTTTACCTACAATGTTAAAGTAAATTTCTTTCCTGGGCTTAGTTAAGTAGTATGTTACTTTGGTTTTTAATGATAGTGCAGATTTCACTTATCTCATGTATTCATACAGAAAAATCATTACTTTAAAATATCCTCCTTATTGAAGTTCCTCTAAAACTTCCCTCACCTATCTTTGAATTATTAATGATGATTGTGACAACACAATCAGTGCTAATTAGAAGACGATGTCTAAGCATTAAAAGTTACCTTTTACTTCAAAGTAGCCTGGTTTACAAATCCACCTCCCATTTGCAAATGAGCAGCAGCTCTAGCTAAGATATAAGAACAATACTAGGAAGCTCCATGCTCTAAGTCTGTAAGTGGGTTTCAAGCAACTTAACACTGAGGTACAATATTCACCTAGTGATTCTGTGTTGTCTCTAACCAAGAACCTACAAAAGATCAGTCTACAAAGTcacagagttttaaaaatagaaattcttgggcaaatagatggatctggagagtatcatcctgagtgaggtaacccaatcacaaaagaagtcacttgatatgcactcactgatacgtggatattagcccagaaatctagaatacccaaaatacaatttccaaaatacaagaaaatcaagaaggaagaccaacacgtgggtacttcattccttcctagaatacggaataaaatatccatggaaggagttgcagagacaaagtttggagctaagatgaaaggatggaccatccagagactgccccacctgggagtccatcccataatcagccatcaaacgcagacactattgcatacgccagcaagattttgctgaagggaccctcatatagctgtctcctgtgaggctttgccagtgcctggcaaatacagaagtggatgctcacagtcatctataggatggaacacagggcccccagtggaggagctagagaaagtatccaaggagctaaagggaactgcaaccctataggtggaacaacaatatgaactaaccagtaccccccccccccaaccaacccccgagctcgtgtctctggctgcatatgtagcagaagatggcctagtcggccatcattgggaagagaggcccattggtctagcaaactgtatatgccccagtacaggggaacgccagggccaagaagtgggagtgagtaggggagcagggaggggggagggtatgggggacgtttgggatagcatttgaaatgtaaatgaagaaaatatctaataaaaaatatgagaaaaaataaagaatgtgcAAGTTTAAAACCATCAAGGAAGCTACCTGGCACTTTGTAAGTGATACTAACCTTTGTAAGCTCGTCTTTCTTCATGGTCAGAAGGTGTCTTAAAGTTATATCCTTTTCCTGcacaaaagacaaaaatcccaCCACTATTCAGTGTGAACAACTCACAGCAAAGCAGGAAAGTGAGTTATCACTGAACTGCTTTCTCAAATACCTTCTGGGTGTTCAGAGAGTATGTAGTTTAAACCTCACACATCACTAGTTAGATAGTATATACTCGCAAAAGCACATAGTATCTAGGTTCCCAGAATCAAAGACAATGGCTAGCACCCATGTCTCCTTAGAAAAAGAGAATGTTCTGGAAGCTTCTccacaaaaattatattttatgaatatttaaatttcagatgACATTGGACTAAACTATCAATCACATGAGTTTTGGCCAAAGATTTCCTTAGACAGGAGTTTCAGCACTGTACAATGAATCCAGCTCTGAAATATTTGCAGCAATGTTCATATTCCTATGTGAATTTGTCTTAAGTCCTTTGCTTCAGTATCCTTATCTATCAGGTATCCTTACCAATATCACATATCTTATATAACTTGCCAAATGTACTATAATAAAGCATGCATTTTATATGCATTCTGTTAAATTCAAATATATTCAAACCCCACAATGCATGTTTAAAACACATACTGTTCTTGGTATATAACCCAACCTAATTTTCAGGACAACCTACACTAGTCCTTAGAGAGAAAATGATATTTAAGTAACATATGTCAGATAATAGTCAGATCAAATATCTGATACAGGATTGTCTGGTTCAAAATCATGCTTctagcattacacacacacacagcaacaacTGTAAATATAGGGATTAAATGTATATAGATTTATAAGGTAGAAATTGTGAAATTCAGACAGATTCTAACTTATATAAATTTCTAGGTTGATACAATTTTGAAGTgcttattataattaaaataggGTAGTCTAAAAATGAAGCAGAAATGAATGGCATGCTTGAGaataaagtttaattttattttaatataacatgtTATGCTAActataaacacatgcatatataaaactCACTCTGCTTCATATAAAATCTTACCTTTAATGAGTCTGTCATATGTTCAAGTCCAAGGCCATGTAAAAATATTTCCAGATCTCCAAACGCTGTATACGGGCTATAACATAGTGTAGCAAGGTCAGTTTCAGAGCAGAGTATACATACACAGTAATTTATGTGCATGTCTAGTCAGAGCAGGCATGGAAATGAGTAAGAACAAATCCGGGCAGAATTATTTGTAAGTTTACACAGAACATTTAAGTGCTGCATCAAAGGAACAAACTagattctctctctgtccccttctcTGACTTTCCTCctacttcctctttctttctacccCTCCTTTCTAAAGCTGAAAAATTAAACTCAGAGGTTCACATAATCTAAGCAGTGAACTACATTCCCAACCCAAACAAAGTTTCTtaagcaaagaaagggaaaacatgGGTGATAATATCCAGCCCATCTTTCCTTAGATTCGAATATTCATTAGTAAGTATTTGTCATGAAATGTCGCAAATAGAAATATCTTTTAATGCAATTAACATAAAATAGATGGTAACTCTAAATGTAGTAAGTAGAGTTGGTTTGTAGCCATGTGTTGAACAACAAAGTTCAGGAACTTATTCTTTCAAATTTTTAGTTTATAAAACCAGAGAGATGattaaaaataactagaaaataAGATCTAACACAAACAAGTTTGAATATAAATACAATCTTGATCTCTTTAATGTAAAATTTGATATTCTACTAAAAATGTATATTAAAGTCAGAGTTAGTTAagcaaataactaaataaaactcTTCTAAACTCTAGAGAACAAGGCATCTAAAATCCAGACATTTCtaaatggcattttaaaatgcttattaAAGTTTGAAATATCACATATCTTATATAACTTGCCAAATGTACTATAAGTAATAAAGCATGCATTTTATATGCATTCTGTTAAATTCAAATATATTACCTAAATATGTGATCTTTTTCTTTATCAGAATCTGTGGCCAACAGTTTACAAATGGTCTCTTCTTTGGTTAGCTGCTGAAGTTTTCCTTCCAATGGATttagagtcagagaaagaaagtTGAAGATCTGAAAAAAGTTCCAAGTCATTCAAATATcgttaacattattattattatcccttacACTGAAAAGAAGATGAACATATTATTTTTTCTATCTAGAAGAAAACTTCTAATAAGGTAAGTGGTTCAAAGACTTATAACTCTTTATCCCGAAAAAACCTTCTGTAAAACCAAGTAAAGGCTTCCTTCACTTAACATAACAATAAAATCACTGATTTAGAAATTCAGAAATCAAGGATAGCAATTAATAGTTTCCAGATGAGCTAAAGCATTTAGACAGTTATTTATAAATAGTAAGGCGATCCTCGCTGTAGCAGCATGAGTATGTATTGCATGGACAGACCCTAAGTGTGCCTCGCAAAGCAATCTATGCCTGTGACAGTGTCACGTCTAGGGACAGATTAAGGCTTTGCTATCTTTTCATATCACTTAAGTGACTAATATCATTTTGATTTAAAAAGTGAATATTCTAACAAAACAAAGTTTCATTACCTGGTTGTAGAATAAAAACTCAAGTAATTAATAATTGTTCAAAATGCTATTATTATACTTAGAAACTGtgacaaataacataaaaattcTACATGATAAAATGATGACACAGTAAGTTCACAGGTGAATACCTCAagatgtttatttctttttgcaATCTCGCTTGGTGTTCTGCCATCTTTGGTCTGTAGCATTTTATTAGCTCCCAGTTCAAGCAACTTCAGAATTACATTTTTATGACCCTGCCGTGCTGCCCATGTTAAGGCCTGTAAGTGTGGGAAAGAAGTCTGTTTAAAAAGGGCTTCATGTGAGAAAGATAAGAAATATTTTCACCGGTATTTATGGCACAGTAAAAAGGAGAGCATAGCTAATTAGCAGAGTGATGCAATCTCCTCATTGCACAATATAATGTAAACACACGTCCAGCTGTACTTACAGATTTTACTGAACCAAACACTGTTTTACGCAGTTAAGTAATGTCATGGAATAAAGAACTTATCTGCCACTACAGATGTTTTCTAGGAAGGAATTTGTGTGCATTTTCCTGAGGCCTGGTTTTGTCGTGTGTTACAGCCTCTTTTATCAAGGGTCAAAGAGTCCCTTCCTCTGTAAGCTCTGCCCATCACAGTGCTCTTACCAGGCCAAGCCTTCTAAAACTTTCTTAACTCTTCGACAGTAAACATCAACCAAGCCAAACTACCCATTTGTGTAGGTTCTTGATATAATAGCAAAGTATCACTGTCTCAGAAACAGAAGGCACACTGAAAAGCATTTCTCACAGTATAACCATTCTCATCCTGGGCGTTAACTTCGGCTCCGTGAGCCACAAGCAGAGCCACAACCTGAGTATGACCGTCTCGGGCAGCATACATGATTGGCGTCATAAGTCTcctagagaggaagaggaaagaaacacaTGTGTTCATGTTACCACCAGCAGCCAGTCAATCTCATGggcatatgcacatacaatatCATCAATAGTGttttaagagaaaacagaaggTAACAAGAGCTTTTAATGTAGCAGGcaagttttaaaaacacaattgaGTATCAGAGTtctatcaaccacactccagaacCCATGCCCAGACAGTAAACACAAATTCAACTCTGTCTTTTTGTGTGTACCTTCTGTTTTGATATTTTGTCTCATTGGCTGTTTATTTTgaccttttggttttgttctggaggggagagaggagggagagaaggagggaagcagAGAGGTGGGGAGGTGCAGGGGGgagtgaaggagggaggaggaggtagggagggaaggagggagggaggtgtgttgagccagaaaataaaacatgaagtTGGAGGGGGGAGGATCTTGGAGGAGTTAAAGGAGGAGAAAAgactatgatcaaaatacactacatgtaaaatatttttaaattaatctgtAGTAAATAAGCATTACTTACACCTACCATATAGTGAAGAAATGCACATGTGAGTTTAAGTTAATCCCCATTTTCTAATATGAACAGTGAGTTTATACCTTCCTCTAGAATTTAATCAGAGAGCCCATTTTGCTTATGCTGGGAATCCAGAGATAGAAGACACAGATAAGGCCACAACACTGGGTCTCATGCCTTAATCTAGTCTGTTATCATCCCATTTTAGTTTAGGATAGCATTTTATTTTCAGTGAGAATATACTCTAATCCAGAAAGAGTTCAAACCACTCATTTGCCAAATActtcctgagttttttttttttctgggaaatatTAGTGGTTTCTCTATAACTTATCACTCCCTCATGTTAGAGATTCAATCCATCTACTCCTGAAATTTAGTTTCTAGGGCCATTCAAAGGAGActaaaataattctattttttgtatatgagtggAATGTAAATATAATCTGTCTTATGGGAGATCTGACATTTTGGGCCCAGTGCTTTGGAGTCACCCACATTATCTGACTTAATGTATGAACAACTTTAGAGATGAATCACTTATGGAATGATCTAAGAATCCCACATTTTGACCTGAAGTTAATGTTTCTATTCACATTACTTATGCTATCAACAAACAGTACTTCTCTATATAGGTTTATTAGCTGGAGGTATGTCCTGAATGTGACTTCTTCACACCAATAATTTTAGCAAAACCACTGACACTAGTCTCTTTTTCTTGTCTAGATTTTgaattcaaatgtttcatttttaagttcCAGGAGGCATTATTTTCTATGTTAAACTCAAATTTTATGTAACCatgattttaaaaacagtttttgctattctcCTTGAGCAATTTTGTGTACCACAAAAACTCTGTTAATTCTTTACCCAGATTTGGGAAAGAATCATTCTCTATTTTGTCTCTGGGCTTTGTCTTATTGTTGAAATAGTTTTAATGCAGAAATCCATGCAGACCCTGAACATCAAGTGTATTATGCAGTAGGTCTACTGGTTCCCTCTAGTGGTCAGTATAATCACTGGGGGGAATTAATTTGAATTAAATGGATGAGGACCTGGACCAGATAATGTATCCTGCGAGGATCTTACTTTAAATGTCAGTGGTGTCCCTGATAAGGAAAACAGTTttgagttcatatatatatatgtatatatatacacatatatatatatgtcaaagTATTTTATCTTCACTCTTAGATGATGAAAAACTAGACACATAATTTCAGATTCATAATGGAATGCTCAGTACATTTGTCTTCTTCCATATATAGCTGTTAAATTGCCAAATAACAACAATCATTTTTGCATAGGAAGTGTTTTGATATGAAATTTCCTTGATAAGCTCTAAAATTCTTTAAAGGTATTTTGAAgctgtaatatacatatatattttaattcttaattaatATGTGTATGCTACTTGTTTACTTTGCTTTTCTTGCTGCTATAACAGAAGTATTTTAATgtgggaagggtttattctgctcacagttcaagggtacCCTTTACAGAGGTGAAGGGATGTCAATAGGCCCTTGAGGCATCTGGTCACGTCACATCCTCAGAACAGCAGAGAATGCTAATGCTTagttccctctttccttttcacTCAGTTCTGGGATTTCCAGCCATGGAACTTTGTCATCTGGTTAGGGTATGTCTTTACATCTCAGCTCACCTGAGATAGAACGCCCCCCTCACAAACCTGCCAAGAGATTTGTTTTCCAGGCAAGTTTAGATCCTGCCATGTTGACAATATTAACCATAAAACTTAGAATTACGTATGGCACAAATATTTTCTCATGGAAGGCAAGAACCCTTTACTATTTATTAATGTATGTGACTATTCCTGACCACTAGTGCTTCAAGGGCAGCACatctaccttttattttttttcttggaaccTTTTCTTTAGATATAACCCTGGTCtttcctgagttcaaacctcagcTTTCTGGAAGCTTATTAGACAGTAGAACTTCTGACAATGTTcttcatggtttgtatattttctttagagATTCCCTTTCTATTACCTGTTGTGTTATAGTCTAGACAATTTCTTCACATCTACCCTCTAAGCCACTTAGCTACTCTCAGCAGTAGCTCACTTAATATTTTACAGCTATACTTAACTTTATTATACAGCCACTTTAATACTTTGTTGCAGTTGTTTCACAAAGCCTATCTGCTATTCTGTGGCAGCACACTCCTCTTTTATTCCTCAGAATGATAAGGCATGTCCTTTTAATGGCCTTTTCTAGtctaagtttttctttttctagtctaAGTCACTTTTCTTGGATTAGGTGTCCCTGTTTAACCTTGGGATGCTGCTCTTTCTCTGGATTTTAATGTCTACATACCCTGTTTTCTGGCCTATTGGTATGATCCAGTAAAACACAGAAGACTCAAGTCAGATGCCTTGCCCTTGTATGACAGTAATGCAGATTTTAGGTATTTCTAAGGCCTTTTTCAGGCCAGAAACACTCTTTCTTGTTTTAAATgggactttaatttttaaattttgatcactggtgagtggaacacaacatctgttccaacaaaACCCAGAGTGCCTGGGgccagctggagcacagacaTAGGAACCCCGCCGGACCAATGGTTCATGTTTCTTCCGGTCGgcgctggtctaccttggttttgaactcagtggacagccccatggtccccagaggaagTACTACTTCCCGGCACTCTAACaaacccagaatcttaggatcccaggatccgaggagcttggtcacaccaggatctcagggtcttagaggaagcttgactgccaagaactctgacacacacagaatctcaggatcccagaatcacaagaTCACAAAAAATGCtagactctgagaagttctgacttaACTTGGAttacagaaaggacaggctccaatcagatatatccaGGGCAGGGAGtgcttgagataatcagatggctggaggcaagcataagaacagaagtaacagaaaccaaggttacttggcaccatcagaacccaactctcccaccatagcaagtcgtggatacaccatcacaccagaaaagcaagatatggatctaaagtcacttctcatgaagatgatggaggactataagaaggacatacataactcccttaaagaaatagaggagaacacgtccaaacaggtgaaagaattgaacaaaactatcgaagatctaaaaatggaagtagaaacaataaagaaatcacaaagggagacaactctgaagatagaaatcctaggaaagaaatcaggaaccaaagATACGAgcttcagcaacagaatataagagatggaagacagaatctcaggtgcagaagattccatagggaacatggacacaacaatcaaagaaaatgcaaaatgcaaaaagatcctaactcaagacatccaggaaatcaaggacacaatgagaacaccaaaccttaaggataataggtatagatgagaatgaagattttcaacttaaggggccagtaaatatcttcaacaacattatagaagaaaacttccctaacctaaagaaagagatgcccatgaccatacaagaagcctacagaactccaaatagactggaccagaaaaaaaattcctaccgaCAGATAATTATCAGAACaacgaatgcactaaataaggatagaatattaaaagcagtaagggagaaaggtcaagtaacatataaaggaaggcctatcagaattacaccagacttctcaacagagactatgaaagccagaagatcctggacagatgttatagagaccct
This window harbors:
- the Asz1 gene encoding ankyrin repeat, SAM and basic leucine zipper domain-containing protein 1 isoform X1; the protein is MTPIMYAARDGHTQVVALLVAHGAEVNAQDENGYTALTWAARQGHKNVILKLLELGANKMLQTKDGRTPSEIAKRNKHLEIFNFLSLTLNPLEGKLQQLTKEETICKLLATDSDKEKDHIFSPYTAFGDLEIFLHGLGLEHMTDSLKEKDITLRHLLTMKKDELTKNGIASKDQQKILAALKELEVEEINFGKLPEVTKLEISGDEFLNFLLKLNKQCGHLITAVQNIITELPVNSHKIVLEWASPRNFTSVCEELVSNVEDLNEEVCRLKELIQKMQNERENDPTHIPLVEEVSTWKTRILKRSAVTVCGFGLLLFIGKLTLQRK